One stretch of Mangifera indica cultivar Alphonso chromosome 9, CATAS_Mindica_2.1, whole genome shotgun sequence DNA includes these proteins:
- the LOC123225087 gene encoding cyclin-dependent kinase C-2-like isoform X1 encodes MAIAAPGQLNLNESPAWGSRSVNCFEKLEQIGEGTYGQVYMAREKKTGEIVALKKIRMDNEREGACYYLSFPITAIREIKILKKLRHENVIKLKEIVTSPDPEKDEQGRPDGNKYKGGIYMVFEYMDHDLTGLADRPGMRFSVPQIKCYMRQLLTGLHYCHVNQVLHRDIKGSNLLIDNEGNLKLADFGLARSFSHEHNANLTNRVITLWYRPPELLLGTTKYGPAVDMWSVGCIFAELLHGKPIFPGKDEPEQLNKIFELCGAPDEVNWPGVSKMPWYNNFKPTRPMKRRVREVFRHFDRHALELLEKMLTLDPVQRISAKDALDAEYFWTDPLPCDPKSLPKYESSHEFQTKKKRQQQRQHEENAKRQKLQHPQQHARLPPIQQSGQAHLQMRPGPTQPMHGPQPPVAAGPSHHYAKPRGPAGGPGRYLPSATSGGYNHPNRGGQGAGGGYSTGTYAPQGRGQAYGSSGMPGAGPRGAGGSSYGVGAPNYPRGGPYAGSSTGRGSNMMGGNRSNQQYGWQQ; translated from the exons ATGGCTATAGCGGCCCCTGGTCAGCTTAATCTCAACGAGTCACCTGCTTGGGGATCTAGAAGTGTCAATTGCTTCGAGAAATTGGAACAAATTGGCGAGGGCACTTATGG TCAAGTTTACATGGCCAGAGAAAAAAAGACGGGTGAAATTGTAGCTTTGAAGAAAATACGAATGGACAATGAGAGAGAAGGGGCATGCTACTACCTTTct TTTCCCATCACTGCCATACGTGAAATCAAAATTCTAAAGAAGCTGCGCCATGAAAATGTAATTAAGTTGAAAGAGATTGTGACATCTCCAG atCCAGAGAAGGATGAACAGGGGAGGCCAG ACGGTAACAAGTATAAAGGTGGCATCTACATGGTATTTGAATACATGGACCATGACTTGACAGGTCTTGCTGATCGTCCCGGAATGAGATTTTCAGTTCCTCAGATTAAG TGCTATATGAGGCAGCTTTTGACTGGGCTTCACTACTGCCATGTAAATCAAGTACTTCATCGTGATATCAAAG GCTCTAATCTTCTAATAGACAATGAGGGCAATCTGAAACTTGCAGATTTTGGGCTTGCCCGGTCATTCTCACATGAACACAATGCGAATCTGACAAATCGTGTTATTACTTTATGGTATAG ACCTCCAGAGTTGCTGCTTGGGACAACAAAGTATGGTCCAGCAGTTGATATGTGGTCTGTTGGATGTATTTTTGCTGAACTTTTACATGGGAAACCAATCTTCCCTGGAAAAGATGAG CCAGAGCAATTGAATAAGATTTTTGAGCTATGTGGAGCCCCGGATGAGGTCAATTGGCCTGGGGTTTCAAAAATGCCATGGTATAACAACTTCAAGCCAACAAGGCCAATGAAAAGACGGGTCCGGGAGGTTTTCAGGCA TTTTGATCGTCATGCTTTGGAGTTGTTGGAGAAAATGCTAACCCTTGATCCTGTTCAG agaatatctGCCAAGGATGCACTAGATGCAGAGTATTTCTGGACTGATCCTTTACCATGTGACCCTAAGAG TTTACCCAAATATGAATCATCACATGAGTTCCAGACAAAGAAGAAGCGCCAGCAGCAGAGACAGCATGAAGAAAATGCCAAAAGGCAGAAACTACAACATCCTCAACAACATGCCCGTCTTCCTCCCATTCAGCAATCTGGGCAAGCACATCTCCAAATGCGCCCTGGACCAACCCAGCCAATGCATGGTCCCCAGCCACCAGTTGCCGCAGGGCCAAGCCACCACTATGCAAAGCCTCGTGGACCTGCTGGAGGTCCAGGCAGATATCTTCCAAGCGCAACCAGTGGGGGATACAACCACCCAAATCGTGGAGGTCAAGGAGCAGGTGGAGGATATAGCACTGGAACATATGCCCCACAAGGAAGAGGTCAGGCATATGGTTCAAGTGGCATGCCTGGTGCTGGACCACGGGGTGCAGGGGGTAGCAGTTATGGAGTTGGTGCTCCAAATTATCCTCGAGGCGGTCCATATGCTGGTTCTAGCACTGGTCGTGGCTCAAACATGATGGGTGGTAACCGAAGTAATCAACAGTATGGTTGGCAACAGTAA
- the LOC123225087 gene encoding cyclin-dependent kinase C-2-like isoform X2 has protein sequence MAIAAPGQLNLNESPAWGSRSVNCFEKLEQIGEGTYGQVYMAREKKTGEIVALKKIRMDNEREGFPITAIREIKILKKLRHENVIKLKEIVTSPDPEKDEQGRPDGNKYKGGIYMVFEYMDHDLTGLADRPGMRFSVPQIKCYMRQLLTGLHYCHVNQVLHRDIKGSNLLIDNEGNLKLADFGLARSFSHEHNANLTNRVITLWYRPPELLLGTTKYGPAVDMWSVGCIFAELLHGKPIFPGKDEPEQLNKIFELCGAPDEVNWPGVSKMPWYNNFKPTRPMKRRVREVFRHFDRHALELLEKMLTLDPVQRISAKDALDAEYFWTDPLPCDPKSLPKYESSHEFQTKKKRQQQRQHEENAKRQKLQHPQQHARLPPIQQSGQAHLQMRPGPTQPMHGPQPPVAAGPSHHYAKPRGPAGGPGRYLPSATSGGYNHPNRGGQGAGGGYSTGTYAPQGRGQAYGSSGMPGAGPRGAGGSSYGVGAPNYPRGGPYAGSSTGRGSNMMGGNRSNQQYGWQQ, from the exons ATGGCTATAGCGGCCCCTGGTCAGCTTAATCTCAACGAGTCACCTGCTTGGGGATCTAGAAGTGTCAATTGCTTCGAGAAATTGGAACAAATTGGCGAGGGCACTTATGG TCAAGTTTACATGGCCAGAGAAAAAAAGACGGGTGAAATTGTAGCTTTGAAGAAAATACGAATGGACAATGAGAGAGAAGGG TTTCCCATCACTGCCATACGTGAAATCAAAATTCTAAAGAAGCTGCGCCATGAAAATGTAATTAAGTTGAAAGAGATTGTGACATCTCCAG atCCAGAGAAGGATGAACAGGGGAGGCCAG ACGGTAACAAGTATAAAGGTGGCATCTACATGGTATTTGAATACATGGACCATGACTTGACAGGTCTTGCTGATCGTCCCGGAATGAGATTTTCAGTTCCTCAGATTAAG TGCTATATGAGGCAGCTTTTGACTGGGCTTCACTACTGCCATGTAAATCAAGTACTTCATCGTGATATCAAAG GCTCTAATCTTCTAATAGACAATGAGGGCAATCTGAAACTTGCAGATTTTGGGCTTGCCCGGTCATTCTCACATGAACACAATGCGAATCTGACAAATCGTGTTATTACTTTATGGTATAG ACCTCCAGAGTTGCTGCTTGGGACAACAAAGTATGGTCCAGCAGTTGATATGTGGTCTGTTGGATGTATTTTTGCTGAACTTTTACATGGGAAACCAATCTTCCCTGGAAAAGATGAG CCAGAGCAATTGAATAAGATTTTTGAGCTATGTGGAGCCCCGGATGAGGTCAATTGGCCTGGGGTTTCAAAAATGCCATGGTATAACAACTTCAAGCCAACAAGGCCAATGAAAAGACGGGTCCGGGAGGTTTTCAGGCA TTTTGATCGTCATGCTTTGGAGTTGTTGGAGAAAATGCTAACCCTTGATCCTGTTCAG agaatatctGCCAAGGATGCACTAGATGCAGAGTATTTCTGGACTGATCCTTTACCATGTGACCCTAAGAG TTTACCCAAATATGAATCATCACATGAGTTCCAGACAAAGAAGAAGCGCCAGCAGCAGAGACAGCATGAAGAAAATGCCAAAAGGCAGAAACTACAACATCCTCAACAACATGCCCGTCTTCCTCCCATTCAGCAATCTGGGCAAGCACATCTCCAAATGCGCCCTGGACCAACCCAGCCAATGCATGGTCCCCAGCCACCAGTTGCCGCAGGGCCAAGCCACCACTATGCAAAGCCTCGTGGACCTGCTGGAGGTCCAGGCAGATATCTTCCAAGCGCAACCAGTGGGGGATACAACCACCCAAATCGTGGAGGTCAAGGAGCAGGTGGAGGATATAGCACTGGAACATATGCCCCACAAGGAAGAGGTCAGGCATATGGTTCAAGTGGCATGCCTGGTGCTGGACCACGGGGTGCAGGGGGTAGCAGTTATGGAGTTGGTGCTCCAAATTATCCTCGAGGCGGTCCATATGCTGGTTCTAGCACTGGTCGTGGCTCAAACATGATGGGTGGTAACCGAAGTAATCAACAGTATGGTTGGCAACAGTAA
- the LOC123225086 gene encoding RINT1-like protein MAG2L has protein sequence MEPLVLPKHSDLSAYPLGFLDQHFKTLEDLTSSSHLFNSLSNSCSDLDTHLFSLQTHLSKHAVSWISRSFPGKTALHKLKLKLASSQYGAGSKKMQQILFELAQFAEELRRIQNIQKYVDTTLELEALVGDLEDATFCSVNHPNGNIFSVRLSNSLDFQPKKERLLKALKVLNEIEEVLVRVAKFQPQWHHLLKSVDIRVDKSLVVLRPQVFAEQRNLLASIGWPPKLITAESGNADIYGIPNPLVSMQGNQRDSYCHSALALCALQHLQTRRERRQLNLFGQDCDANLWAIDELVSPFASRIEYHFLRWVEQPEYIFALSYKITRDLIVGVDDVLGPLIDKARLRSYGAKAAWVSAMVQVLSNFLTKSIFPSLYEKYKEKHERAEVMSSWLHLIDLIIAFDRKMQSLLNVENYLFLKDTDMFEGLSRSISVLMIFSDRPKWLNVWAKIELKNAWKKLKAQLKDERAWSIDNMCCFDLNKEESEQFLLSTREQHRSPVIAEAAVKFSWEMIERCQTFPAILPRVQFIRSTAAKFLWHFLNVLLFRCKGVESRLDNPQDEILITICGSINAASYVESKLREWSDDVRFLEMTAAENDSNIHRKNYVTYDNSHFFGEEIKSLLELEKNWLMEIVAALLRQFETLSWEYIQNKNHFEQEQEEFTKERVLVATDLFASVDFVESLDGLRRQLNACKISLNPKDFLDLWRSVADGLDHFIFCSIIFTSKIQFSSNGINLFEADTQALFFVFKHFCCRPEAFFPRIRETLKVLKFSGEELKLLQVALCNDKNRTKYLHSLGISHLSFDQVDKILNSRK, from the exons ATGGAGCCTCTTGTTTTGCCCAAACACTCTGACCTCTCTGCGTACCCACTTGGATTTCTAGATCAACATTTTAAAACCCTGGAAGATTTAACTTCCTCTTCACATCTTTTCAATTCACTCAGTAACTCTTGCTCCGATTTGGACACACATCTTTTTTCCCTCCAGACCCATCTTTCAAAACACGCCGTTTCTTGGATTTCTCGCTCATTTCCGGGCAAAACCGCTCttcacaaactcaaactcaagctagcATCGTCtcaat atGGGGCTGGTTCCAAGAAAATGCAGCAGATATTGTTTGAGTTGGCTCAATTTGCTGAAGAATTGCGGCGAATTCagaatattcaaaaatatgttG ATACTACTCTAGAGTTAGAAGCTCTGGTTGGAGATCTTGAAGATGCAACTTTCTGTTCAGTGAATCACCCAAACGGGAATATATTTTCAGTGAGGCTTTCGAATTCATTG gattttcaaccaaaaaaggAAAGGTTACTTAAAGCCTTAAAAGTTCTTAATGAGATTGAAGAAGTACTGGTTCGTGTTGCAAAATTCCAACCCCAGTGGCACCATCTTTTGAAATCTGTTGATATTAGAGTAGATAAGTCGTTGGTTGTTCTTCGGCCACAAGTGTTTGCTGAACAACGCAATCTTCTTGCTTCTATAGGGTGGCCACCAAAACTCATAACAGCAGAAAGTGGGAATGCAGATATCTATGGCATTCCAAACCCCCTAGTTTCAATGCAAGGAAACCAGAGGGATTCCTACTGTCATAGTGCTCTAGCTCTCTGTGCTTTGCAGCATCTGCAGACACGAAGGGAAAGGCGACAGCTTAATCTTTTTGGACAGGATTGTGATGCTAACCTTTGGGCCATTGATGAACTGGTATCTCCTTTTGCATCACGAATAGAATACCATTTCTTAAGATGGGTTGAGCAGCCTGAATATATTTTTGCTCTTTCATACAAAATCACGAGAGACTTAATTGTGGGAGTAGATGATGTTTTGGGTCCTTTAATCGATAAAGCAAGATTGCGAAGCTATGGTGCTAAAGCAGCTTGGGTTTCTGCAATGGTACAAGtgctttctaattttttgacaaaaagcatttttccttctctttatGAAAAATACAAGGAGAAACATGAGAGAGCAGAAGTCATGTCTTCATGGCTTCATCTGATAGACCTTATTATTGCATTTGATAGAAAGATGCAATCACTCTTAAATGTAGAAAATTATCTCTTCTTGAAGGACACTGATATGTTTGAAGGGCTTTCAAGAAGTATATCAGTGTTAATGATATTTTCGGACAGGCCAAAATGGCTCAATGTTTGGGCAAAGATAGAGCTCAAGAATGCATGGAAAAAACTAAAAGCACAACTTAAAGATGAAAGAGCATGGTCAATTGATAACATGTGCTGTTTTGACCTTAATAAAGAGGAGTCTGAACAATTTTTACTTTCTACAAGAGAACAACATAGATCTCCAGTCATAGCAGAAGCTGCTGTTAAATTTTCATGGGAAATGATCGAACGATGTCAAACTTTTCCAGCCATTTTACCACGTGTTCAGTTTATAAGGTCAACAGCAGCCAAATTCCTCTGGCATTTTCTCAATGTATTGTTGTTTCGGTGCAAGGGTGTTGAATCACGTCTTGACAATCCTCAGGATGAAATCTTAATTACAATATGCGGATCGATTAATGCTGCCAGTTATGTTGAATCTAAATTGAGAGAATGGAGTGATGATGTAAGATTTTTGGAGATGACTGCTGCTGAAAATGATTCCAACATTCatagaaaaaattatgtgaCATATGATAATAGCCACTTCTTTGGGGAAGAAATCAAAAGTTTGCTTGAGCTTGAGAAAAATTGGCTTATGGAGATAGTTGCTGCCCTTCTTCGTCAATTTGAAACACTTTCCTGGGAGTATATCCAAAATAAGAATCATTTTGAGCAAGAGCAAGAAGAATTTACCAAGGAGAGAGTCCTAGTAGCGACAGATTTATTTGCATCAGTTGATTTTGTTGAATCATTGGATGGTTTGAGGAGACAGCTTAATGCTTGTAAGATTAGTCTTAATCCAAAGGACTTTTTAGATCTATGGCGAAGTGTTGCTGATGGGCTCGACCATTTTATCTTCTGCAGCATTATTTTTACAAGTAAGATTCAGTTTTCAAGCAATGGGATAAATCTGTTTGAGGCTGATACGCAggcattattttttgttttcaaacatttttgtTGTCGCCCAGAGGCATTTTTTCCTCGTATAAGAGAGACTCTTAAGGTGTTAAAATTTAGTGGGGAAGAATTAAAGCTGTTGCAAGTGGCTTTGTGCAACGataaaaatagaacaaaatacTTGCATTCTTTGGGAATTTCTCACTTGTCTTTTGACCAAGTTGATAAGATTTTGAACAGTAGAAAGTGA